The window ATCATCGTCAACATCGAAAAGACCTCTGCCAGTCCCGGCCGGCGCATCAGCGCCGTCCTCGCCGTCGATGGCTTCGACGGCACCGATTACGTCCTCTCACAACTCGGATAAGGACCCATGCGCAACCTGCTCTCCCGCGGCCTCTCGGCCGCCACCCTGACGGCTGCCCTCACGGTGCTGCTGACCGCTCCCAATCAGGCCCTTGCGGCCGGCGGCGGCGGCGGCGGGCTTCCCTGGGAAGCCCCGCTCCAGACCTTCGTCAACTCGCTGACCGGCCCGGTCGCCTTCGCCATCTCGCTGCTCGGCGTCGTCGTCTGCGGCGCCATGCTGATCTGGGGCGGCGAAATCAACGAGTTCGCCCGCCGCTTCGTGATGCTGGTGCTGGTGGTCGCTCTGCTGGTGTTCGCCACCAACATCCTGACCCAGCTCTTCGGCGTCGGCGCGGTGATCGCCGCGGCCGGCGCCGGGGTGGTCCTGGCGTGACCGGCTCCGCCACCAGCGGGCTGCGCCTGACGGAGTTCCGTCGGGCGCTGCACCGCGCCAACCTGCTGATGGGCGGGGAGCGCGAGCTGGTGATGTTCACCGCCCTGGTGGCGGGCGGCCTGATCGTGACGGCGCAGAACTGGATCGCCACGCTGGTCGGGCTGAGCCTCTGGTTCGGCCTGATCGGCTTTCTGCGCACCATGGCGAAGGCCGATCCCCGGCTGAGTCACGTCTACACCCGCCACCTGCAGTACCAAGCCTACTACCCGGCCCGGTCGCGGCCCTTCCGCGACCGCTAAGGAGGGGTCATGCTGGCTCTCAAGACCTATCGTGACAAGGCCAAGGGGGTGCCCGATCTGCTCGATTGGGCCGCCCTGGTCGATGACGGCATTGTCCTCGGCAAGAGCGGCGCCCTGCTCGCCGGCTTCTACTACCGCGGGCCGGATACCGCGTCCTCGACCGCCGACGAGCGCAACTACGTGACGGAGCGGGTCAACGCCGCCCTCGCCCGGTTGGGCAGCGGCTGGGTGAGCTGGCATGAGGCCGCCCGCCTGCCCTCGGCCGGCTATCCGCCGGTCGAGGCCTCGGCCTTCCCCGATCCGGTCACCCGGCTGATCGACGCGGAGCGCCGCCGCCAGTTCACCACCCACGGCGCGCACTACGAGTCCGACTATGCCCTGGTGTTGCAGTACACCCCGCCCCTGCGGCGCAACACCAAGATCCAGGATTACCTGTGGGACGAGGACCCGACCGCGGCGCCGCAGTCGCCGGCCGACCAGACGCTGACCGCTTTCAAGAAGGCGCTCGGCGATCTGGAGGACGCGCTCGGCACCGTGCTGACGGTGCGCCGCATGACCAGCTACACCCATGTCTGCGCCCATGGCCGGGAGCACCTGCGCGACGAGCTGGTCAACTACCTGCACTTCTGCCTGACCGGCGACGACACGCCGCTGAACATCCCGCCGGACGGGATGTATCTCGACGCGGTGATTGGCGGCCGCGAGCTGTGGACCGGCGACACCCCGCGCATCGGGGACCGCTACATTGCCTGCATCTCGCTGGAAGGCTTCCCCGGCGCCTCCTACCCCAACATCCTCGACGTGCTGGAGCACCTGCCGGTCGCCTACCGCTGGTCCTCGCGCTTCATCTACCTCGACCAGCACGAGGCGGTGACCCACCTCCACCGCTACCGCCGCAAATGGAAGCAGAAGGTGCGGGGCTTCTGGTCCCAGGTCTTCCGCACCCAGGGCGGCGTCGTCAACGAGGACGCCCTGCTGATGGCCGGCGAGACCGAAGCGGCGATCACCGACGCCAGCTCGGCGCTCGTCACCTTCGGCTACTACACCCCGGTCATCGTCCTGATGGGCGAGGACCGCGGCCGGCTGCTCGACAGCGCCCGGATGGTGTCGCGCGAGGTGCAGCGTCTCGGCTTCGCCTGCCGGCTGGAGACAATCAACGCCGTGGAGGCGTGGCTGGGCACCCTGCCCGGTCATCCCCACCCGAATGTCCGCCGGCCGCTGATCCACACCCTCAACCTCGCCGATCTGCTGCCGCTCGCCAGCGTGTGGGCCGGGCTGGATACCGCTCCCTGCCCGTTCTATCCGGAAGGCGCACCGCCGCTTTTGTATGGATCTGCCCCCGGATCGACCCCTTTTCGGCTCAATCTGCACGTGGGAGACGTCGGGCATACTCTAGTATTCGGCCCGACCGGCGCCGGCAAGTCGACCCTGCTGGGCACGGTGGCCGCCCAGTTCCGCCGCTATCCCGACGCCACCGTGGTGGCCTTCGACAAGGGCCGCTCCATGCTCGCCCTGGCGCTCGCCTGCGGCGGCGCCCACCACGACATCGCCGGCGAGGCCAGCAAGCTCTCCTTCGCTCCGCTCGCCGCGCTCGACACTCCCGGCGATCTGGCCTGGGCGGAAGAGTGGATCGAGTCCTGCTACCAGCTCCAGACCGGCGTGCCGCCGACCCCGGCGCAGCGCGAGGAAATCCACCGCGCCATGCGGCTGCTGAGCCAGGAAAAGGGGCCGCAGGAGCGGTCCCTGACCGACTTCCTGCTGACGGTGCAGGACGAAAAGCTGCGCTCGGCCCTGGCGCCCTACACGATCAGCGGTCCCCTCGGGCACCTGCTCGACAGCACCCGCGACGGCCTCAGCGATGCCGCCTTCACGGTCTTTGAAATCGAAGAGCTGATGGCGCTCGGTGAGAAGACCCTGATCCCGGTGCTGCTCTACCTGTTCCGCCGCTTCGAGAAGTCCCTGCGCGGCCAGCCGGCGCTTCTGCTGCTCGATGAGGCCTGGGTCATGCTCGGGCACCCGGTGTTTCGCGAGAAAATTCGCGAATGGTTGAAGGTGCTGCGCAAGGCCAATTGCGGCGTCGTGCTCGCCACCCAAAGCCTGTCGGACGCGGTGCGCTCGGGCCTGCTCGACGTGCTGCTGGAGTCTTGTCCCACCAAGATCCTGCTGCCCAATGAAGAGGCCGACAAGAGCGGCACGTCGCAGGTGCCGGGACCGCGCGACCTCTACACCGCCATCGGGCTGAACGCGGTGCAGATCGGCATCCTCAAGACTGCGGCCAAGAAGCGCGATTACTACTACCTGTCGCCGGAAGGCCGCCGTCTCTTCTCGCTCGGCCTGGGGCCGGTGGCCCTCGCCTTCGTCGGCGTCTCCGACAAGGACAGCGTGGCGCAGGTGCGCGAGCTGGCCGCCAGCCACGGTCCCGACTGGCCCTTCCACTGGCTCCAGAAAAGAGGGGTGCGCTATGACCATCTGCTTTAAGGCGGCCGGCGTGCTGCTCGCCGGCCTCGCCCTGCTGCCGGTGCCAGCCGGGGCAAGCGATTGGGGCTGTCAGGTCCTGCTCTGCATGAGCAATCCCGGCGGCCCGACGCAGTATGCGGAGTGCGTCCCCCCGATTGAGCGGCTGTGGCGTCATCTGCGCCGCGGCGGCGCCTTCCCGACCTGCGACATGGCCGGCTCGCCGGAACGCGGCGGCTCCTATGTCCG of the Azospirillum thermophilum genome contains:
- a CDS encoding TrbC/VirB2 family protein, which encodes MRNLLSRGLSAATLTAALTVLLTAPNQALAAGGGGGGLPWEAPLQTFVNSLTGPVAFAISLLGVVVCGAMLIWGGEINEFARRFVMLVLVVALLVFATNILTQLFGVGAVIAAAGAGVVLA
- a CDS encoding conjugal transfer protein TrbD, which encodes MTGSATSGLRLTEFRRALHRANLLMGGERELVMFTALVAGGLIVTAQNWIATLVGLSLWFGLIGFLRTMAKADPRLSHVYTRHLQYQAYYPARSRPFRDR
- a CDS encoding transporter (type IV secretion system VirB4 family), with the protein product MLALKTYRDKAKGVPDLLDWAALVDDGIVLGKSGALLAGFYYRGPDTASSTADERNYVTERVNAALARLGSGWVSWHEAARLPSAGYPPVEASAFPDPVTRLIDAERRRQFTTHGAHYESDYALVLQYTPPLRRNTKIQDYLWDEDPTAAPQSPADQTLTAFKKALGDLEDALGTVLTVRRMTSYTHVCAHGREHLRDELVNYLHFCLTGDDTPLNIPPDGMYLDAVIGGRELWTGDTPRIGDRYIACISLEGFPGASYPNILDVLEHLPVAYRWSSRFIYLDQHEAVTHLHRYRRKWKQKVRGFWSQVFRTQGGVVNEDALLMAGETEAAITDASSALVTFGYYTPVIVLMGEDRGRLLDSARMVSREVQRLGFACRLETINAVEAWLGTLPGHPHPNVRRPLIHTLNLADLLPLASVWAGLDTAPCPFYPEGAPPLLYGSAPGSTPFRLNLHVGDVGHTLVFGPTGAGKSTLLGTVAAQFRRYPDATVVAFDKGRSMLALALACGGAHHDIAGEASKLSFAPLAALDTPGDLAWAEEWIESCYQLQTGVPPTPAQREEIHRAMRLLSQEKGPQERSLTDFLLTVQDEKLRSALAPYTISGPLGHLLDSTRDGLSDAAFTVFEIEELMALGEKTLIPVLLYLFRRFEKSLRGQPALLLLDEAWVMLGHPVFREKIREWLKVLRKANCGVVLATQSLSDAVRSGLLDVLLESCPTKILLPNEEADKSGTSQVPGPRDLYTAIGLNAVQIGILKTAAKKRDYYYLSPEGRRLFSLGLGPVALAFVGVSDKDSVAQVRELAASHGPDWPFHWLQKRGVRYDHLL